The following proteins come from a genomic window of Nostoc sp. TCL26-01:
- a CDS encoding TldD/PmbA family protein, producing MWNELTKAIASFKIPADWIGIRVVKENAAHRYVRDALPQTNGKSTTMGAMLEVLVNGSLGYAATNSLELPSLQAAAEIAYQQALAASKWWIYPFRETERPKVVGEYNSPFLEPLDQLSPGEINDLLVQICQTLKVDDKIVQTTASASTSERESWFVSSNGSEIYQKFLSIGTHYGAIAQDGAIVQQRTNNGWQANCYQGGLELLKQDHLWQKVEKIGAQALELLTAEDCPNISTNLVLAPDQMMLQIHESVGHPLEIDRILGDERNYAGGSFVNTSDFGNLAYGSPLMNITFDPTVPGEYASYSFDDTGAVATKEYLIKEGILQRGLGSLESQARANVPGVACARASSWNRPPIDRMANLNLEPGNATFDEIISTIEHGVYMESNRSWSIDDRRYKFQFGCEYAKLIENGKLTKTLRNPNYRATTPEFWHSLIQVGDNSNWQMYGTPYCGKGEPNQSIWVGHGSPVCVFANVEVFGGGS from the coding sequence ATGTGGAATGAATTAACAAAAGCGATCGCTAGTTTTAAAATCCCTGCTGATTGGATTGGTATTCGAGTTGTCAAGGAAAATGCAGCTCATCGTTATGTCCGTGATGCTTTGCCGCAAACTAACGGCAAATCCACCACGATGGGAGCAATGTTGGAAGTCTTGGTGAATGGTTCTTTGGGTTATGCAGCTACCAACTCTCTAGAATTACCATCATTACAAGCGGCGGCAGAAATTGCTTACCAACAAGCTTTAGCTGCTAGTAAGTGGTGGATTTACCCCTTCCGAGAAACTGAACGTCCAAAAGTAGTGGGTGAATATAACTCACCATTTTTGGAACCATTAGATCAATTAAGTCCAGGAGAAATCAATGATTTACTTGTGCAGATTTGCCAAACCCTGAAAGTTGACGACAAAATTGTCCAAACTACAGCTAGCGCTTCCACTAGTGAAAGAGAGAGTTGGTTCGTCAGTAGCAACGGTTCCGAAATATATCAGAAATTCTTATCTATAGGGACTCATTATGGAGCGATCGCCCAAGATGGGGCAATAGTTCAACAGCGTACTAACAACGGTTGGCAAGCCAACTGTTATCAAGGTGGACTAGAACTATTAAAACAAGATCACCTCTGGCAAAAAGTAGAGAAAATTGGCGCACAAGCCCTAGAACTTTTAACCGCCGAAGATTGCCCAAATATTAGCACCAACCTAGTTTTAGCACCAGACCAAATGATGCTACAAATTCATGAAAGTGTAGGACATCCCTTAGAAATTGACAGAATTTTAGGAGATGAGCGCAACTACGCCGGCGGTAGTTTTGTCAACACCAGTGACTTTGGCAACCTAGCCTATGGTTCACCATTAATGAACATCACCTTTGACCCCACCGTTCCTGGAGAATATGCTAGTTACAGTTTTGATGATACAGGAGCCGTTGCCACAAAAGAATACTTAATCAAAGAAGGCATATTGCAACGAGGTTTAGGCTCTTTAGAAAGTCAAGCCAGAGCAAACGTTCCTGGTGTAGCCTGCGCCCGTGCATCCTCCTGGAATCGCCCCCCAATTGACCGCATGGCTAACTTGAACCTAGAACCTGGAAACGCTACCTTTGATGAGATAATTAGTACCATAGAGCATGGCGTTTATATGGAATCCAATCGTTCTTGGTCAATAGACGATCGCCGCTATAAATTTCAGTTTGGTTGTGAGTATGCCAAATTAATCGAAAACGGCAAACTGACTAAAACCCTCCGCAATCCCAACTATCGCGCCACCACACCCGAATTTTGGCACAGCCTCATCCAAGTCGGTGATAACTCCAACTGGCAAATGTACGGCACACCTTACTGCGGTAAAGGCGAACCAAATCAATCAATTTGGGTAGGACATGGTTCACCAGTTTGTGTATTTGCTAACGTAGAAGTCTTTGGGGGAGGGAGTTAA
- a CDS encoding TldD/PmbA family protein yields MKEELSALEISFNQLLETLLLKKADDEHFTVKLSSEKSQFTRFNQAKVRQTGFVADGAIELTLMANQRSSFRHLPFTGNWERDWQLTYQALQELRDELLVLPTDPYLVLPSGTNTSREVNTGKLLAAADVVPNILDPVNTLDFTGIYAGGLVIRAYGDSSGQKHWFATDSFTLDYSLFTNSGQAVKGTFAGSDWNTAAYTGKISQAKQQLHMLAHPPKKLPKGEYKTYFAPAAVADLLGMLSWGALSEADLQQGNSALATLSRQEKQLSSTFSLKENFQRGLVPRFNELGEIAVPELPIIEKGILVNTLINSRTAKEYQKTANAANSSETLRAPEINPGNLADEQILSSLDTGLYVANLHYLNWSDRPTGRITGMTRYACFWVENGEIIAPIENLRFDESLYRFWGENLIDLTTFQEFIPEVGTYENRQLGGSLVPGMLVNNFTYTL; encoded by the coding sequence ATGAAAGAAGAATTATCAGCGTTAGAAATTAGTTTTAATCAACTATTAGAAACTCTGCTCCTCAAAAAGGCAGATGATGAACACTTTACTGTTAAACTCAGCAGTGAAAAGAGCCAATTTACTCGGTTCAATCAAGCCAAAGTTAGACAAACGGGTTTTGTAGCTGATGGTGCGATTGAACTAACACTTATGGCAAATCAGCGTAGCAGTTTTCGTCATCTTCCTTTCACAGGTAATTGGGAGCGAGATTGGCAACTTACATATCAAGCCTTGCAAGAACTACGTGATGAACTACTTGTGTTACCGACTGATCCTTACCTAGTTTTGCCATCAGGAACTAATACTAGTAGAGAAGTAAATACAGGCAAATTATTAGCAGCAGCAGACGTAGTACCAAATATATTAGATCCCGTTAACACATTAGATTTTACAGGTATATACGCTGGGGGTTTAGTCATTAGAGCTTATGGTGATTCTAGTGGACAAAAACACTGGTTTGCTACTGATTCTTTCACCTTAGATTATTCTTTATTTACTAACTCCGGACAAGCTGTTAAAGGTACATTTGCTGGGAGTGATTGGAATACAGCAGCATACACAGGCAAAATTAGCCAAGCTAAACAGCAATTACATATGCTTGCTCATCCACCCAAAAAATTACCCAAGGGAGAATATAAAACTTATTTTGCCCCGGCGGCTGTTGCTGATTTATTGGGGATGCTATCATGGGGTGCTTTGAGTGAAGCAGATTTACAACAAGGTAATAGCGCCCTAGCTACCCTCTCACGACAAGAGAAACAACTTTCTAGCACCTTCAGTTTAAAAGAAAACTTTCAACGGGGTTTAGTACCACGATTTAATGAACTGGGAGAAATTGCTGTACCAGAATTACCAATAATAGAAAAAGGAATTCTAGTTAATACCCTTATTAATTCACGGACTGCCAAAGAATATCAAAAAACTGCAAACGCTGCTAATAGTTCCGAAACTTTACGTGCGCCAGAAATCAACCCAGGAAATTTAGCTGATGAGCAGATTTTATCAAGTTTAGATACAGGCTTATATGTAGCAAATTTACATTACTTAAATTGGAGCGATCGCCCCACGGGTAGAATTACAGGTATGACCCGTTACGCTTGCTTTTGGGTGGAAAATGGCGAAATTATCGCCCCTATCGAAAACCTCCGTTTTGACGAAAGCCTCTACCGCTTCTGGGGAGAAAATCTGATAGATTTGACCACCTTTCAAGAATTTATTCCAGAGGTGGGAACCTACGAAAATCGTCAATTGGGAGGTAGCCTAGTTCCAGGAATGTTAGTCAATAATTTTACCTATACTTTGTAA
- a CDS encoding NYN domain-containing protein, with translation MSDIHSISNRQKTDKKSLIAFASDYQNVRLTIDSANLLLEFAKSKGRLIYKNVYYNSQCENQSAAKDNLASFNFTWINVPCPLKNSADNQLMVDCLEYIHRDMSPDVFILVSGDGDFAKLVSNLQKLGKYVIVFARFGNVKKELKELADEFHFIDELGQLVKQQTQHQNTSIQSFIAYNEAIKYLTEAIKSALNKKKPTTFPYVDNLMRQLCPQYQGVSSICKPDGQKFKNFSQFVDAAVKDGKVQKHDEELFLIELDKFAA, from the coding sequence ATGTCAGACATTCATTCAATATCGAACAGACAGAAAACAGATAAAAAATCTCTAATTGCGTTTGCTTCTGATTATCAGAATGTTCGATTAACAATAGATAGCGCTAATTTATTGCTGGAGTTTGCCAAGTCAAAAGGACGCTTAATTTATAAAAACGTCTATTACAATTCACAATGTGAGAACCAATCTGCTGCAAAAGATAATCTAGCCAGTTTTAACTTTACCTGGATTAATGTTCCCTGTCCCCTGAAGAATAGTGCTGATAATCAATTGATGGTTGATTGCCTAGAGTATATTCATAGGGATATGTCTCCAGACGTATTCATTCTTGTATCAGGTGATGGAGATTTTGCAAAGTTAGTGAGTAACCTGCAAAAATTGGGTAAATATGTCATCGTTTTTGCTCGATTTGGGAATGTAAAAAAAGAACTGAAAGAACTTGCTGATGAATTTCACTTTATAGATGAGTTAGGTCAGTTAGTTAAGCAACAAACCCAGCATCAAAACACGTCTATTCAATCCTTCATTGCTTACAATGAAGCTATAAAATATCTAACGGAAGCAATCAAATCTGCCTTAAATAAAAAGAAGCCAACAACATTTCCATACGTTGACAACTTGATGCGTCAGCTTTGTCCTCAATATCAGGGCGTTTCCTCTATCTGCAAACCTGATGGCCAGAAATTTAAAAACTTTAGTCAGTTTGTTGATGCTGCTGTCAAAGATGGTAAAGTACAAAAGCATGATGAGGAATTGTTCTTAATTGAGTTAGACAAATTTGCTGCTTAA
- a CDS encoding histidine phosphatase family protein, whose product MTLNLYLLRHGETTFSQSGNFCGETDAELTSEGMQMAESFANVYQKLPWEAVYVSPMKRTIATAKPFCHATNMDMQLRDGLREGSYGAWETQSKSFVQENYAQNYVKWLTEPAWNAPIGGETAVDIANRSMPVIAEIQEKHPQGNVLVVSHKATIRIMLCSLLGIDLGRYRYRVNILVASVSMVKFDVNGPLLEILGDRHHIPDHLRSRPGT is encoded by the coding sequence ATGACCCTCAACTTATATTTACTGCGACATGGAGAAACTACTTTTAGTCAAAGTGGTAATTTCTGTGGTGAAACTGATGCAGAATTGACATCTGAAGGGATGCAGATGGCAGAGAGTTTTGCCAATGTTTATCAAAAATTGCCGTGGGAAGCTGTTTATGTTAGCCCCATGAAACGCACAATTGCTACTGCCAAGCCATTTTGTCATGCTACCAATATGGATATGCAGTTGCGTGACGGACTCAGAGAAGGTAGTTACGGCGCATGGGAAACTCAGAGTAAATCCTTTGTCCAAGAGAATTATGCCCAAAACTATGTAAAATGGTTGACAGAACCCGCTTGGAACGCTCCAATAGGCGGAGAAACTGCGGTAGATATCGCTAACCGTTCTATGCCTGTAATTGCGGAAATTCAAGAAAAACATCCCCAAGGTAATGTTTTAGTAGTTTCCCATAAAGCCACGATTCGGATTATGCTTTGCAGTTTACTGGGAATTGATTTGGGGCGCTATCGCTATCGGGTGAATATTTTGGTGGCATCGGTAAGTATGGTTAAATTTGACGTGAATGGCCCTTTGTTAGAAATATTAGGCGATCGCCATCATATCCCCGATCATCTCCGTTCTCGTCCAGGCACATAA
- a CDS encoding GTP-binding protein, with protein MQSAVTSNSQPMDAPKQGMPVTIITGFLGSGKTTLLNHILNNQQGLKTAVLVNEFGEIGIDNELIVSTDENMVELNNGCICCTINNDLVDAVYKVLEREEKLDYLVVETTGLADPLPVALTFLGTELRDLTRLDSIITVVDAANYSLDLFNSQAAYSQIAYGDVILLNKTDLVDEATLKELESKINEVKEGARILRTQRSQVPLPLILSVGLFASDKYFDTVDDHSHDHHDHDHDHSDCGHDHHDHDHSTCGHDHHDHEHHHHHSDHLENDGFTSISFQSDKPFSIRKFQYFLDNQLPTSIFRAKGIMWFDESPKRHIFHLCGKRFTLDDEEWKGEPKNQIVLIGQNLDREALLTQLENCLCLPSTSRGKGFGK; from the coding sequence ATGCAATCAGCAGTTACGTCTAATTCTCAACCGATGGATGCTCCCAAGCAAGGAATGCCAGTAACGATTATTACTGGGTTTCTTGGTAGTGGCAAAACAACTTTACTGAATCATATCCTCAATAACCAACAGGGTTTAAAAACTGCCGTTTTGGTGAATGAATTTGGGGAGATCGGCATTGACAACGAGTTAATTGTTTCCACTGATGAGAATATGGTGGAATTGAATAATGGTTGTATTTGCTGCACTATTAATAATGATTTAGTCGATGCTGTATACAAAGTTTTAGAACGGGAAGAAAAGCTAGATTATTTAGTTGTAGAAACAACTGGACTAGCTGATCCTTTGCCAGTAGCCCTGACGTTTTTGGGTACAGAATTGCGGGATTTAACTAGGTTAGATTCGATTATTACTGTAGTTGATGCAGCCAATTACAGCCTGGATTTATTTAACTCCCAAGCAGCATATAGCCAAATTGCTTATGGTGATGTAATTCTGTTGAACAAAACAGATTTGGTTGATGAAGCCACCTTAAAGGAATTGGAGAGCAAAATTAATGAAGTGAAAGAAGGAGCGAGGATTCTCCGGACTCAGCGATCGCAAGTTCCTCTACCTTTAATTCTCAGTGTCGGACTATTTGCGTCAGATAAATATTTTGATACCGTGGATGACCATAGTCACGACCACCATGACCATGATCATGATCATTCAGACTGTGGTCACGATCATCATGACCATGATCATTCTACCTGCGGTCATGACCATCACGACCATGAACATCATCATCACCACTCAGATCATTTAGAAAATGATGGTTTTACCTCAATTTCTTTCCAAAGCGATAAACCATTTTCAATTCGCAAGTTTCAATATTTTCTAGATAATCAACTACCAACAAGTATCTTCCGCGCTAAGGGCATTATGTGGTTTGATGAAAGTCCCAAACGGCATATTTTCCACCTATGCGGTAAACGCTTCACTCTTGATGATGAAGAATGGAAAGGTGAACCCAAAAACCAGATAGTCCTAATTGGTCAAAACTTGGATAGAGAAGCGTTACTGACTCAATTAGAAAACTGTCTGTGTCTACCTTCTACAAGTCGAGGTAAGGGTTTTGGAAAATAG
- the rnc gene encoding ribonuclease III produces MHKLLIFRDEKLLRRALTHRSYVNENPEEGEHNERLEFLGDAVLNFLSGEYLYRSHPEKGEDELTRRRSALVDEKQLAKFALEIGLDFRMRLGKGAIRDGGYQNPNLLSSTFEAVIGAYYLDNNSDIEAVRAIVEPLFASVPEQIVVVRSNVDSKNRFQEWVQRHIAPTPPKYMTVQTGGLSHAPEFQAKVFVGETAYGEGKGRNKKEAEKAAAEDALARLKVEE; encoded by the coding sequence ATGCACAAACTTCTAATATTCCGTGATGAAAAATTGTTACGCCGGGCGCTTACCCATCGTTCTTATGTGAATGAAAATCCAGAGGAAGGCGAACACAATGAACGCCTAGAATTTCTTGGCGATGCGGTGTTGAATTTTTTAAGTGGTGAATATCTCTATCGCTCTCATCCAGAAAAGGGAGAAGATGAATTAACGAGGCGACGTTCAGCGCTGGTAGATGAGAAGCAACTGGCAAAATTTGCGCTGGAGATAGGTTTAGATTTTAGGATGCGGTTAGGTAAAGGTGCTATTCGAGATGGTGGCTATCAAAATCCTAATTTGCTCAGTAGTACTTTTGAAGCGGTGATTGGTGCTTATTATTTGGATAATAATTCAGATATTGAAGCAGTACGAGCCATTGTCGAACCTTTGTTTGCATCTGTACCAGAACAAATTGTGGTGGTGCGCTCAAATGTAGACTCAAAAAATCGGTTTCAGGAGTGGGTACAACGTCATATTGCGCCAACTCCACCCAAATATATGACAGTGCAAACGGGTGGTTTGTCTCACGCACCAGAGTTTCAAGCTAAAGTTTTTGTGGGAGAAACAGCATATGGTGAAGGTAAAGGACGCAATAAAAAAGAGGCTGAAAAAGCTGCGGCTGAGGATGCTTTGGCTCGGTTGAAAGTAGAAGAATAG
- a CDS encoding tetratricopeptide repeat protein, which translates to MRSPTIMHQLEQPKRFSQSLIWQLQRNYFQEVGIDAWRSGEVPHYITSNPVMGKTYAELVLAFLRDLSLKGQQHETVYLLELGAGHGRLCYHFFKHWEKYYEHSAIALPPFCYVISDFTETNLAFWQNHPRLQPYLGKGWLDFALFDVENSSELFLQNANITIHQQSLSQPLIVIANYFFDTIPQELFWVENQTISHCLLSLATVANPIESDTAEIIKNLALQYDYQAAEPPIYPNQPILNNLLETYRQQLKHTHLVFPHIGILCLERLRLLSQQGLILLSADKGEHSLWDLENCPAPQLATHGSFSLTVNYHAFCHYCTHQAGLALSPRHQQANLDLVCLLFLTDANTYSETINAYDRFVGDYSPDDYFSLKKLIEQHFATLTYRDIMAVIRLSGYDGRIFRQMLPRLLEILPTIYDNQRWNLFLSIPRIWDTYYPLGESDDLAEDLGDLLFALAFYQEAILYFEKSVMIYGKTAHILYKIAICYYLLGDFSNASLIIKELLADDPDNVDLQELRQRCDSVGDRLVPGS; encoded by the coding sequence ATGCGATCGCCAACAATCATGCACCAACTCGAACAACCAAAACGCTTCTCTCAAAGCCTGATTTGGCAACTCCAACGCAACTATTTTCAAGAAGTTGGCATCGATGCTTGGCGTAGTGGTGAAGTCCCCCACTACATCACTAGTAATCCGGTGATGGGTAAGACTTATGCAGAATTGGTACTGGCTTTTTTACGTGATTTATCCTTGAAAGGACAACAACACGAGACGGTTTACCTATTAGAACTTGGTGCAGGACACGGCCGACTCTGCTACCATTTTTTCAAGCATTGGGAAAAATATTACGAACATAGTGCGATCGCCTTACCTCCCTTTTGCTATGTTATCAGTGATTTCACTGAAACGAATCTAGCATTTTGGCAAAACCATCCCCGCCTACAACCCTATCTAGGAAAGGGCTGGCTCGATTTTGCGCTCTTTGATGTGGAAAACAGCAGTGAACTGTTTCTGCAAAACGCCAACATCACCATACACCAACAATCTCTATCTCAGCCGTTAATTGTCATTGCCAACTACTTTTTTGATACCATTCCCCAAGAACTCTTTTGGGTGGAAAATCAGACAATCTCTCACTGTTTGCTCAGTCTGGCCACTGTTGCCAATCCCATAGAATCAGATACTGCCGAGATCATCAAAAATTTAGCACTCCAATATGATTATCAAGCAGCAGAGCCACCCATCTATCCCAACCAGCCCATTTTAAACAACCTCTTAGAAACCTATCGCCAACAACTTAAACACACTCATCTTGTCTTCCCCCATATCGGTATTCTTTGTCTAGAACGATTACGCCTCCTCTCTCAACAGGGATTAATTTTATTATCGGCTGATAAAGGTGAGCATAGCCTCTGGGATTTAGAAAACTGTCCAGCCCCACAATTAGCTACCCACGGCAGTTTTTCACTCACAGTTAATTACCATGCCTTCTGCCACTATTGCACCCATCAAGCAGGACTGGCCTTATCTCCCCGCCATCAACAAGCGAATTTAGACCTGGTGTGTCTGCTTTTCCTCACCGATGCAAATACTTATAGTGAAACCATCAACGCTTACGATCGCTTTGTCGGAGATTATAGCCCTGATGATTATTTCAGTCTGAAGAAACTGATTGAGCAGCATTTTGCTACCTTAACCTACCGTGATATCATGGCAGTCATCAGACTCAGTGGTTATGATGGGCGCATCTTTCGGCAAATGTTACCCCGGCTGTTAGAAATTCTCCCTACCATCTACGATAATCAACGCTGGAATCTTTTCCTCTCCATCCCCCGCATTTGGGACACCTACTATCCATTAGGAGAATCAGATGATTTAGCTGAGGATTTGGGTGACTTGCTCTTTGCCCTAGCTTTTTATCAAGAAGCAATTTTATACTTTGAGAAGTCAGTAATGATTTATGGCAAAACTGCCCACATTCTCTATAAAATTGCCATATGCTATTATCTACTGGGCGACTTTTCCAATGCTTCTCTCATCATCAAAGAACTTCTAGCTGATGATCCAGACAATGTTGATCTTCAGGAACTTAGGCAACGGTGTGATAGTGTAGGCGATCGCCTTGTTCCAGGAAGTTAA
- a CDS encoding DUF4157 domain-containing protein: MYRKQKLPIVSPSVQSTPITQDISPSPSYGSLSAVVQRVQQDPNNVSEDAKQQLQRAIGTRSMQEVLAGKQTSWIPKFGGISQQIWGNSGQVAPIQTKLQNTAKERSPSSPQPNHTGLPDRLKTGIEYLSGYSMDDVRVHYNSHKPTQLQAHAYTQGTEIHVASGQEQHLPHEAWHVVQQKQGRVQSTRQLTDAVNVNDDLGLEKEADLMGTKTQQLQQNEISDQRTEISSPVQQNSSNNPVQRYIIGEDDSNIWATEIAAMVRSETDENIRDAVNRLHSISDTIIVSDYKELVEKIEHGKYDRELKKSFLESPDEAKYDLPSQTRIKSQKSEVPSKKKDSEKSDIPLKNTDWTKIPPHNKESRVIKIEQGLIHGDYTSDNNYCDLHVNESGQSGGGVLFGLDFLQVAEQVNDLLLQGEQDTGREGIIQLRPMGAAIVKIVTELLGESLGDKNTVEMARELSKQRKETEAESKKPKERQPFKLDRSLAPEHTTYLASLRGVREGLSISPMALNTMTETEAMGMDMTGMSPAEQILFNKYKSAVYDELTKVTPGLIIYIKQRHLPTIIQYIKEMIALKKKDVTTGEKLLFIVKNLRKFF; encoded by the coding sequence ATGTACCGTAAACAAAAATTGCCCATAGTTTCACCCTCTGTACAGTCAACACCAATCACTCAAGACATATCCCCTAGTCCTAGTTATGGATCATTGTCTGCCGTTGTCCAGAGAGTCCAGCAAGACCCTAATAATGTGAGTGAGGACGCTAAACAGCAACTACAGAGGGCGATCGGTACAAGGTCAATGCAAGAGGTTTTAGCAGGGAAGCAAACCTCCTGGATTCCGAAATTTGGGGGGATATCTCAGCAAATTTGGGGTAATTCTGGGCAGGTTGCCCCCATCCAGACGAAGTTGCAGAATACAGCAAAAGAGCGATCGCCTTCATCACCCCAACCCAACCACACAGGCTTACCCGATCGCCTAAAAACAGGTATAGAATACCTTTCTGGCTACTCAATGGATGATGTGAGGGTGCATTATAACTCACACAAACCCACACAATTACAAGCTCATGCCTACACCCAAGGAACAGAAATTCATGTCGCCTCTGGACAAGAACAACATCTCCCCCATGAAGCATGGCACGTGGTGCAGCAAAAGCAAGGGAGAGTGCAATCGACAAGGCAATTAACAGATGCTGTTAATGTTAATGATGATCTGGGACTAGAGAAAGAAGCAGATTTGATGGGGACAAAAACTCAACAGTTACAACAAAATGAAATATCAGATCAAAGAACAGAAATATCATCTCCTGTTCAACAAAATTCCTCAAATAATCCAGTCCAGCGTTACATTATTGGCGAAGATGATTCAAATATCTGGGCAACTGAAATTGCCGCTATGGTACGCAGCGAAACTGATGAGAATATCAGAGATGCAGTTAATAGGTTGCACTCTATTAGCGATACGATCATAGTATCAGACTATAAAGAGTTAGTAGAGAAAATCGAACATGGTAAATATGACAGGGAATTGAAAAAATCATTCCTAGAAAGTCCCGATGAAGCAAAATATGACTTGCCCTCACAAACAAGAATCAAGAGCCAAAAGTCAGAGGTTCCCTCCAAGAAAAAAGATAGCGAAAAGTCAGACATTCCTTTAAAGAACACCGATTGGACGAAGATTCCACCACACAACAAGGAAAGTCGCGTCATTAAGATTGAGCAAGGACTGATTCATGGAGACTATACATCAGACAACAATTATTGCGATCTCCATGTCAACGAATCGGGACAGAGTGGAGGCGGAGTATTATTCGGACTTGATTTTTTACAAGTAGCAGAGCAAGTCAACGATTTGTTATTGCAAGGAGAACAGGATACAGGTAGAGAAGGTATTATCCAATTGCGTCCAATGGGAGCAGCCATCGTCAAAATCGTGACTGAACTATTAGGTGAATCGCTAGGTGATAAAAATACAGTGGAGATGGCACGAGAATTGTCTAAACAAAGGAAGGAAACAGAAGCGGAAAGTAAGAAACCAAAAGAGAGACAACCGTTCAAGTTAGATCGATCCCTCGCACCCGAACACACAACCTACTTGGCATCCCTCAGAGGAGTTAGAGAAGGTTTAAGTATAAGTCCAATGGCACTCAATACTATGACAGAGACAGAGGCTATGGGCATGGACATGACAGGAATGTCCCCAGCCGAGCAAATATTGTTTAATAAATACAAGAGTGCAGTATACGACGAATTAACAAAAGTTACTCCAGGACTCATCATATACATAAAACAAAGGCATCTGCCAACGATCATCCAATATATTAAAGAAATGATCGCACTGAAGAAGAAGGACGTAACCACTGGTGAGAAATTATTATTTATTGTCAAGAACTTAAGAAAATTTTTCTGA
- the cysS gene encoding cysteine--tRNA ligase has product MALNVYNTLTRRQEPFETVEPGKVKMYYCGVTVYDYCHLGHARACIVWDVVRRYLQFLGYEVRYIQNFTDIDDKILNRARQEHSSMEAVAERFINAYFEDMGQLGIQEADEYPRATHTMNGIQKLIHELENQGFAYPSDGDVYYAVRQFAEYGKLSGRKLEDMQAGASVRAASPQENRVNVNDPEYQKKKDPFDFALWKAAKPGEPAWESPWGAGRPGWHIECSAMVRDRLGETIDIHAGGADLIFPHHENEIAQSEAVTGKPLATYWLHNGMVKVDGEKMSKSLGNFTTIRDLLARGVDPMAMRLFVLTAQYRTPIDFTDEAIAAATNGWHTLKEGLLFGEGLGIGGQGEIAISSSSLSNEYVERFQEAVNDDFNFPGGLAVLFELAKELRREKNIFVHQGKTETPLEELEIQWQTLVTLAAVFGLTAKPETPKPEQDGLNDAAIEDLIQQRQAARKAKNFAESDRIRNELQAKGITLIDSPQGTRWHRS; this is encoded by the coding sequence ATGGCACTAAATGTTTACAATACCCTCACCCGTCGTCAAGAACCCTTTGAGACAGTCGAACCAGGCAAGGTTAAGATGTATTACTGCGGTGTGACGGTGTACGACTACTGCCATTTGGGTCATGCTAGAGCTTGTATTGTTTGGGATGTAGTCCGGCGCTATCTGCAATTTCTCGGTTATGAAGTCCGTTATATCCAAAATTTTACCGATATCGATGACAAGATTCTCAATCGGGCGCGGCAAGAACATTCATCAATGGAAGCAGTAGCGGAACGCTTCATTAACGCCTATTTTGAGGACATGGGACAGTTGGGTATCCAGGAAGCAGATGAATATCCCCGTGCTACTCATACGATGAATGGGATACAAAAATTAATTCACGAGTTGGAAAATCAAGGTTTCGCCTACCCCTCTGACGGTGATGTTTACTATGCTGTGCGGCAATTTGCTGAGTATGGCAAACTTTCAGGACGCAAGCTAGAGGATATGCAAGCAGGTGCGAGTGTTCGCGCAGCGTCTCCGCAGGAGAATCGCGTCAATGTTAATGATCCAGAATATCAAAAGAAAAAAGACCCCTTTGACTTTGCCCTGTGGAAAGCAGCCAAACCAGGAGAACCCGCCTGGGAGTCACCTTGGGGTGCAGGCCGTCCAGGATGGCATATCGAATGCTCGGCAATGGTACGCGATCGCCTGGGTGAGACAATAGATATTCATGCTGGTGGTGCTGACTTAATTTTTCCTCACCACGAAAACGAAATTGCCCAATCAGAAGCCGTCACAGGTAAACCCCTAGCAACTTATTGGCTACATAACGGTATGGTCAAAGTCGATGGTGAGAAAATGTCTAAATCCTTGGGCAACTTTACCACCATCCGCGACCTACTAGCACGGGGCGTAGATCCGATGGCAATGCGGTTGTTTGTTTTGACAGCTCAATATCGCACTCCCATCGATTTTACCGACGAAGCGATCGCCGCAGCCACAAACGGCTGGCATACCCTCAAGGAAGGGTTGTTGTTTGGTGAAGGACTGGGGATTGGGGGACAAGGGGAAATAGCTATCTCATCTTCCTCACTCAGCAATGAATATGTAGAACGATTTCAAGAAGCGGTGAATGATGATTTTAATTTCCCTGGTGGGTTGGCGGTGCTGTTTGAGTTAGCAAAAGAACTGCGTCGGGAGAAAAATATTTTCGTACATCAGGGGAAAACCGAAACACCCCTGGAAGAATTAGAAATACAATGGCAAACCCTGGTAACTTTAGCCGCAGTTTTTGGCTTAACCGCCAAACCAGAAACCCCAAAACCGGAACAAGATGGCTTAAATGATGCAGCCATCGAGGATTTAATTCAACAACGCCAAGCTGCTAGAAAAGCCAAAAATTTTGCTGAAAGCGATCGCATTCGTAACGAACTGCAAGCCAAAGGTATTACCCTAATTGATAGCCCTCAAGGCACACGTTGGCATAGAAGTTAA